The Leptospira kirschneri serovar Cynopteri str. 3522 CT genome includes a region encoding these proteins:
- the proB gene encoding glutamate 5-kinase, producing the protein MKPERNSLSEKIRNAEKIVIKVGSARLSGLPSEVNDFLFQLVSDIRYLRDLGKKVILVSSGAIARGRLLLSELPSTISSQDSLSEKQALAAMGQNRLVNLYDSFFSKVNLSIAQILFGVLDLESKEGYKNLKNTFTQLLEWGILPVVNENDSVATEEVNFGDNDMLSALVSLIVEADLLIILTGVEGFLKEEKVVPFLEKISKEDLGLAGGPSGPGTGGMFTKLKSAGLLSEAGIPTAILNGKKMHVIREFLEKNLIGTLVAPSGSRVFSEEDVKEIIRKNRNGNGGNHL; encoded by the coding sequence ATGAAACCGGAACGAAACTCACTTTCTGAAAAGATCCGTAACGCGGAAAAAATCGTTATCAAAGTAGGTTCGGCAAGGCTTTCCGGACTTCCATCTGAGGTAAACGATTTTCTATTTCAATTAGTAAGTGATATTCGTTATCTTAGAGATCTAGGAAAGAAGGTGATCTTAGTTTCTTCGGGAGCAATTGCAAGAGGAAGGCTTTTGTTAAGCGAACTTCCTTCTACAATTTCTTCTCAGGATTCACTTTCCGAAAAACAAGCGTTAGCCGCAATGGGTCAAAATAGACTTGTCAATCTCTATGACAGTTTTTTTTCCAAAGTCAATTTGAGTATCGCGCAGATCCTTTTTGGGGTTTTGGATTTGGAATCTAAAGAAGGTTATAAAAATCTAAAGAACACGTTTACCCAACTTTTAGAATGGGGAATACTTCCGGTGGTAAACGAAAATGATTCCGTTGCAACCGAAGAAGTAAATTTTGGAGACAATGATATGCTTTCCGCTTTGGTAAGTTTAATCGTAGAGGCTGATCTTTTGATCATACTTACGGGTGTGGAAGGTTTTTTGAAAGAAGAGAAAGTTGTACCTTTTTTGGAGAAAATTTCCAAAGAAGATTTAGGCCTTGCGGGTGGTCCTAGTGGACCTGGTACAGGTGGAATGTTCACTAAACTTAAATCTGCGGGTTTGTTATCTGAGGCGGGAATTCCGACCGCGATTCTAAATGGAAAAAAAATGCACGTGATTCGTGAGTTTTTAGAAAAAAATTTAATAGGAACGTTAGTTGCTCCTTCTGGAAGCCGCGTTTTTTCTGAAGAGGATGTAAAAGAAATCATCCGTAAAAATAGGAACGGGAACGGAGGGAATCATTTATGA
- the obgE gene encoding GTPase ObgE, whose amino-acid sequence MESFVDEVAIEVFAGHGGAGSVHFRREKYVEFGGPDGGGGGIGGNVVIRPNLSMYTLDKYLSKRKFKAQAGFPGVGDNCSGKKGEDLVLFVPLGTQIYDEETGDLLFDFVSDSQEFVVVRGGRGGKGNAHFKTSTNQTPRFAQPGEEGEYKFLRLSLKLLADVGIVGLPNAGKSTLISKITDAHPKIAGYAFTTLSPNLGVVKRRGDIFRFTIADIPGIIEGASMGIGLGLSFLRHIERVKGILYLFDASSLDIEEDLKMLRNELSTYNPELLNRPYLIVLNKIDIWNDPEFTKDVIAKVSHLGKVVAISADQEINLEELLENMDETFFKNEIEKILNPIKDTKPISSDESDIFES is encoded by the coding sequence ATGGAATCCTTTGTAGATGAAGTCGCCATAGAAGTTTTCGCCGGTCACGGAGGAGCTGGGTCCGTTCATTTCCGCAGAGAGAAATACGTCGAGTTTGGAGGTCCGGACGGAGGAGGCGGAGGAATCGGGGGGAATGTGGTCATTCGTCCCAATCTTTCCATGTATACCCTGGATAAATATCTATCTAAAAGAAAATTTAAAGCCCAAGCGGGATTCCCCGGAGTAGGAGATAACTGTTCCGGTAAAAAAGGAGAAGACTTGGTTTTGTTTGTTCCTCTCGGAACACAAATCTATGACGAGGAAACGGGGGACCTACTATTCGATTTTGTATCCGATTCCCAAGAATTTGTAGTAGTACGTGGAGGTAGAGGGGGAAAGGGGAATGCACATTTTAAAACTTCCACCAATCAAACTCCACGTTTTGCACAACCGGGCGAAGAAGGAGAATATAAATTCCTGCGTCTTTCTCTCAAATTGTTAGCGGACGTGGGAATTGTAGGTTTGCCGAATGCAGGCAAATCTACTTTGATCTCTAAAATTACAGACGCACATCCAAAGATAGCAGGTTACGCGTTTACAACACTTTCTCCTAACCTAGGCGTTGTTAAACGAAGAGGAGATATTTTCCGTTTTACCATCGCTGATATTCCCGGAATTATCGAAGGTGCTAGTATGGGGATCGGACTTGGACTCTCTTTTTTGCGTCATATCGAAAGAGTCAAAGGAATATTATATTTGTTTGATGCATCTTCTCTCGACATTGAAGAAGATCTTAAGATGCTTCGAAACGAACTTTCCACTTATAATCCAGAATTATTAAATCGACCTTATCTGATCGTATTGAATAAGATCGATATTTGGAATGATCCTGAGTTTACAAAGGATGTGATCGCGAAGGTATCACACTTAGGAAAGGTAGTTGCGATTTCCGCAGATCAAGAAATAAATTTAGAAGAACTTTTAGAAAATATGGATGAAACTTTTTTCAAAAATGAAATCGAAAAGATTCTAAATCCAATCAAAGATACAAAGCCTATCTCTTCGGATGAATCGGATATTTTCGAAAGTTAA
- the rpmA gene encoding 50S ribosomal protein L27, whose translation MAHKKGGGSSKNGRDSNSQRLGVKRFGGESVLAGNILVRQRGTKFRPGNNVGLGKDHTLFALVTGKVKFEMVTKLKMQVSVYPE comes from the coding sequence ATGGCACATAAAAAAGGTGGAGGATCCTCGAAAAACGGTAGGGATTCAAATTCCCAGAGATTAGGGGTAAAACGTTTTGGAGGAGAATCCGTTCTCGCAGGAAACATTTTAGTTCGCCAAAGAGGAACAAAATTCCGTCCAGGCAACAACGTAGGACTCGGTAAAGATCACACGTTATTCGCGCTTGTGACCGGAAAAGTGAAGTTCGAAATGGTTACCAAATTAAAAATGCAGGTTTCCGTTTACCCGGAATAA
- a CDS encoding ribosomal-processing cysteine protease Prp: MIRIRITRTGEFYSSLESEGHSSISLGKKGENLLCSAVSVLVQTLYLYLLQSGKTKPAEIRDGYLRFEVLGQDVLIQNSFDLVLSGLKNLKNQYPTEIELIGVLENGT; encoded by the coding sequence TTGATCCGAATTCGGATTACTCGGACTGGAGAATTTTATTCTTCCTTGGAAAGTGAGGGACATTCCTCCATTTCTCTTGGAAAAAAAGGCGAGAATCTTCTTTGTTCTGCCGTTTCGGTTTTGGTTCAGACATTATATCTGTACCTATTACAATCCGGCAAAACAAAACCTGCTGAAATCCGAGATGGGTATCTTCGGTTTGAAGTTCTTGGACAAGATGTATTGATACAAAATAGTTTCGATTTGGTTCTCTCCGGATTAAAAAATCTAAAGAACCAATATCCGACAGAAATTGAACTGATAGGAGTACTAGAAAATGGCACATAA
- the rplU gene encoding 50S ribosomal protein L21: MYAIISVGNRQYKVTQDQEFLTEKTGKNAGESFDAKVLLFAESNNKVHIGQPELKTARVSLKVLEDVKGDKIHGYVYKRRKNYQKAWGHRQQLQKVKVVSLSAV; encoded by the coding sequence ATGTACGCAATTATTTCAGTTGGAAACAGACAATATAAGGTAACCCAGGATCAGGAATTTCTGACCGAAAAAACCGGCAAAAACGCGGGTGAATCCTTTGACGCAAAAGTATTACTTTTCGCGGAATCCAACAATAAAGTTCATATCGGGCAGCCTGAATTGAAAACTGCTCGGGTTTCTTTAAAAGTACTCGAAGACGTAAAAGGGGATAAAATCCATGGATACGTTTATAAGAGAAGAAAAAACTATCAAAAAGCTTGGGGCCACAGACAACAGCTCCAAAAAGTAAAAGTAGTTTCTCTTTCTGCGGTTTGA
- a CDS encoding VOC family protein: MQKITPFLMFDNNLGEALKLYASTFSDWKLLSQNQTGDMVMSATFAISGKEILSFNGGPHFKFTPAISFFLSCQTSKEVEKIWASLSQEGIVLMELQEYPFSEKFGWLQDKFGVSWQVHLSKEGNDLVPFLMFVGKQHGKAEEAIRFYTSRFPNSKIKDIQRYAKDKGEKEGTVQRSVFSIAGQDLMAIDSGLDHTFTFSEAYSFFVKCETQAEIDEYWEKLSFQGEKQKCGWVKDQFGVSWQIIPLILGDYLQDKDPKKSQRVLQAMLQMDKIDIAKLKQAYDSN, encoded by the coding sequence ATGCAAAAGATAACACCATTTTTGATGTTCGATAATAATTTAGGAGAAGCGTTGAAGCTCTATGCTTCTACTTTTTCTGATTGGAAGCTTTTAAGTCAAAATCAAACCGGTGACATGGTAATGTCCGCTACGTTTGCAATTTCCGGAAAGGAGATTTTATCTTTCAACGGAGGTCCTCATTTTAAATTCACACCTGCGATTTCCTTTTTTCTATCTTGTCAAACTTCCAAAGAAGTAGAAAAGATATGGGCTTCTTTGTCTCAAGAAGGAATTGTGTTGATGGAACTTCAAGAGTATCCTTTCAGCGAAAAGTTTGGTTGGCTGCAGGACAAATTTGGAGTTTCTTGGCAGGTTCATTTATCGAAAGAAGGAAATGATCTAGTGCCATTTTTAATGTTCGTGGGAAAACAACACGGAAAGGCGGAAGAAGCGATTCGTTTTTATACTTCTCGATTTCCAAATTCTAAAATAAAAGATATACAACGTTATGCGAAAGATAAAGGCGAAAAAGAAGGAACTGTTCAACGTTCCGTATTTTCAATTGCCGGTCAGGATTTAATGGCAATAGATAGCGGTTTGGATCATACTTTCACGTTCAGTGAAGCATATTCTTTTTTTGTAAAGTGCGAGACACAAGCAGAAATAGACGAGTATTGGGAAAAACTTTCCTTCCAAGGAGAAAAACAAAAATGCGGTTGGGTAAAGGATCAGTTCGGAGTAAGTTGGCAGATCATTCCACTAATTTTAGGAGATTACCTACAAGATAAAGATCCTAAAAAATCACAGAGGGTATTACAGGCAATGTTGCAAATGGATAAAATCGACATTGCCAAACTGAAACAAGCCTATGATTCTAATTGA
- a CDS encoding TIGR02757 family protein: MNRSSQKIKRVLETLLLEYQTAEYLRSDPIEFPHAFSDFRDREISGFISALFSYGNVTAIKDHLRRIFAICGNSPYRFLLNEDLKSIQKDLKPYRFQKPADVFLFLQTIQNQLRATKDHKLESLFSLPEEGEFQLSSRDQKSFLEGGSLRRRILSFQLRFLKVSSKIDSNQTESYGYKFLIGQGIRSTSLKRYSMFLRWMVRKEFPDFGIYSSISPSELQFPLDVHIQRIASVLNLSSRRTSDWKKAEEITDFFRTIFPDDPVKGDFALSRLGILKKCKSKYLRELCGSCGIKSICKVYEGFQSNY; this comes from the coding sequence TTGAATCGATCTTCTCAAAAAATTAAAAGAGTACTGGAAACTTTACTTTTAGAATACCAGACTGCGGAGTATCTCAGATCCGATCCGATCGAGTTTCCACACGCTTTTTCTGATTTTAGAGATAGAGAAATTTCCGGTTTTATATCTGCATTGTTTTCTTACGGAAACGTTACCGCGATTAAGGATCATCTCAGACGTATCTTTGCAATTTGTGGAAATTCTCCCTATCGTTTTCTTTTGAACGAGGATCTTAAGTCGATTCAAAAAGATCTCAAGCCGTATCGTTTTCAAAAACCTGCAGACGTTTTTCTTTTTTTGCAAACGATTCAAAATCAACTTAGAGCTACTAAAGACCATAAACTTGAATCTCTTTTTTCCTTGCCTGAAGAAGGGGAATTTCAACTTTCTTCAAGAGATCAAAAATCTTTTTTAGAAGGTGGTTCTTTAAGGCGTAGAATTTTATCGTTTCAACTTCGATTTTTGAAAGTATCTTCAAAAATCGATTCTAATCAAACTGAAAGTTACGGATATAAATTTTTAATCGGTCAAGGAATCCGATCTACTTCTTTAAAAAGATATTCTATGTTTCTAAGATGGATGGTTCGAAAAGAATTTCCTGATTTTGGAATTTATTCCTCGATTTCTCCTTCGGAGTTACAATTTCCTTTGGACGTGCATATTCAAAGAATTGCAAGTGTTTTAAATCTGAGTTCTCGTCGTACTTCCGATTGGAAAAAAGCAGAAGAGATCACCGATTTTTTTCGTACAATCTTTCCGGATGATCCTGTAAAAGGGGATTTCGCGTTGAGTCGTTTGGGAATTTTAAAAAAGTGTAAATCAAAGTATCTGAGGGAACTCTGTGGATCTTGCGGAATCAAATCTATTTGCAAAGTTTATGAAGGATTTCAAAGTAATTATTAG
- a CDS encoding hydroxymethylglutaryl-CoA lyase, whose translation MEIKITEVGPRDGLQNEKSPVSTEVKAEFIQRLIRAGLKNIETTSFVKKDSIPQLADSAELSALLELNGSVSFSALTPNLKGYEAAKNAGYKEVAVFTAASESFTKKNINRTISESIEGFKDIFKYSKIDGIRVRGYVSTVIDCPYEGKMNPKKVLEVSKILLDLGAYEISLGETIGTGVPTEVEKLLEVLLKEIPEDKLAGHFHDTYGMAIANVEKSYSMGIRSFDSSAGGLGGCPYAKGAAGNLATDDLVYFLEKSGVSTGIDPNLLWEASSFMEKSLSKELQSRTFLATKKKKES comes from the coding sequence ATGGAAATAAAAATCACAGAAGTGGGGCCGCGCGACGGACTACAAAACGAAAAATCCCCGGTTTCTACAGAGGTCAAAGCGGAATTTATTCAACGTTTGATCCGTGCCGGTTTAAAAAATATAGAAACGACGTCTTTTGTTAAAAAAGATTCCATTCCTCAATTAGCGGATTCCGCCGAACTCTCCGCCCTTTTGGAATTAAACGGTTCCGTTTCTTTTTCGGCTCTGACCCCGAACCTCAAAGGTTACGAAGCCGCTAAAAACGCAGGTTATAAAGAAGTCGCGGTTTTTACGGCGGCTTCCGAATCGTTTACTAAAAAGAACATCAATCGAACGATCTCCGAATCCATAGAGGGGTTTAAAGATATATTCAAATATTCTAAAATAGATGGGATTCGAGTAAGAGGTTATGTTTCTACTGTGATCGATTGTCCTTATGAAGGTAAGATGAATCCAAAAAAAGTATTAGAAGTTTCTAAAATTCTTTTGGATTTAGGCGCTTACGAAATTTCTTTGGGAGAAACCATAGGCACCGGAGTTCCTACAGAAGTAGAAAAACTTTTAGAAGTTCTTTTAAAAGAGATTCCTGAAGATAAACTAGCGGGTCATTTTCACGATACGTACGGAATGGCGATTGCAAACGTGGAAAAGTCTTATTCTATGGGTATTCGTTCTTTTGATTCTTCTGCGGGCGGTTTAGGTGGATGTCCTTATGCAAAAGGTGCTGCGGGAAATTTAGCCACAGATGATCTTGTATATTTTTTGGAGAAGTCGGGTGTTTCTACTGGGATTGATCCGAACCTTTTGTGGGAAGCGTCTTCATTTATGGAAAAGTCTCTTTCGAAAGAGTTACAATCTAGAACTTTCTTAGCGACTAAAAAGAAAAAAGAGTCTTGA
- a CDS encoding type I restriction enzyme HsdR N-terminal domain-containing protein — protein MKKTFCDLAIKIDGKVKLLIEIKAIGLELKDDYIRQAIDYGANSGIEWVILTNGMNWQIYRITFSKPIDKEMVYEINFSNINPKIENHIEPIYYLCKEALGKSLLDEYHSQKQALSKYYIGQMILTETVLDVIKRELKRLTPGVKIENDEIEEVLRSDVIKRDALEGDKAVDAKKKIQKAANTYLRNSSPAPKKENMSSAVNETETQKNLLNEEIPLN, from the coding sequence ATTAAAAAAACGTTTTGCGATTTGGCTATAAAGATAGATGGGAAGGTAAAACTTTTGATAGAGATAAAAGCCATCGGACTAGAATTGAAAGACGACTATATCAGGCAAGCCATCGATTACGGAGCAAATTCTGGAATAGAATGGGTAATCTTGACAAATGGGATGAACTGGCAAATATATAGAATCACATTTTCCAAACCCATAGATAAGGAAATGGTCTATGAAATAAATTTTTCTAACATCAATCCGAAAATTGAAAATCATATAGAACCTATATATTATTTATGTAAAGAAGCGCTTGGAAAATCGCTTCTTGATGAATATCATTCTCAAAAACAAGCATTAAGTAAATATTATATAGGTCAAATGATCTTAACTGAAACGGTCTTGGACGTAATCAAACGGGAATTAAAAAGACTTACTCCAGGTGTTAAGATTGAGAACGACGAAATTGAAGAAGTGCTTCGGTCTGATGTAATCAAGAGGGATGCTTTAGAGGGTGATAAGGCAGTCGACGCAAAGAAAAAAATTCAGAAAGCTGCAAACACTTATCTTAGAAATTCCTCGCCCGCACCTAAAAAAGAGAATATGTCATCAGCAGTTAACGAAACTGAAACACAAAAAAATCTTCTCAATGAAGAGATTCCCTTAAATTAA
- a CDS encoding ArnT family glycosyltransferase, which translates to MNQISVDNKQLISVRILFIFLIISVLPLILTLPLDVIDIDSSQYAEISREMVEGGNPFFIRDNGRRYLDKPILTFWKISLSFLIFGYQNFAFRLPALLFTFFSFWGIFKLTELYSESRLRAWISVFLYALSPGLYSMVVDPKIDVYLTPYLILVHTFYYLGFKRNKNYYYLMYFAMGLGFITKGPIAMVIPSISIGGDILFRRDWRRLLEMKLFPGVLLAILPPLLWSIPLYLEFQTYGPYFFLWIQSFGRFYVKMYNQKFNPLFFYSNFSWAFGVFILPFFGFVSDRILIFFKEKKGKEVIQNILKNEYSNLDFVPGFWLFLFLFLISFSRYQLPQYIYWCLPAAAVVGSGVLESILLSLKDQNKKNRIDQLNQNLLLITAAVFLIAVLIMPWVSIEVGWSYLILPLVYLGIFLWVFFRSSAAERLLASWIFPVSLFFSIVSLYLYPMLTSFQPSKEIGIWIREYEPNRDKLLLFGVPASKRSYAYYSRRISRTLFDPAVLIDSVQKDGQRYLVVQDKWLPRVEEFFGKDLRFETVKEFPSYKVATPEGKFFLKFQRDQVVGKVILMRASRKDFKKNESF; encoded by the coding sequence ATGAATCAAATTTCTGTAGACAATAAACAGCTGATCTCTGTTCGGATTCTTTTTATATTTCTGATCATTTCCGTTTTACCTTTGATACTTACTCTCCCTTTGGATGTGATCGATATAGATTCCTCTCAATACGCGGAAATTTCCAGGGAGATGGTGGAGGGAGGAAATCCTTTTTTTATCAGAGACAATGGCAGAAGGTATTTAGATAAACCGATTCTTACGTTTTGGAAAATATCACTTTCTTTTTTGATTTTTGGTTATCAAAATTTTGCGTTTCGTCTTCCGGCTCTTTTGTTCACTTTTTTTTCCTTTTGGGGAATTTTTAAACTTACCGAACTTTATTCCGAAAGTCGTTTGAGGGCTTGGATCTCTGTATTTTTATACGCACTTTCTCCGGGACTTTATTCTATGGTAGTGGATCCTAAGATAGACGTTTATTTAACTCCCTATCTAATTTTAGTTCATACCTTTTATTATTTAGGTTTTAAAAGAAATAAAAATTATTATTATCTAATGTATTTTGCCATGGGATTGGGTTTTATCACAAAAGGGCCGATTGCTATGGTAATTCCAAGTATTTCTATCGGAGGAGATATTTTATTTCGAAGGGATTGGAGACGACTTTTGGAAATGAAATTATTTCCGGGGGTGTTACTTGCGATTTTACCTCCACTTTTATGGTCGATTCCGTTGTATCTTGAATTTCAAACCTATGGTCCTTATTTCTTTTTATGGATTCAGTCATTTGGTCGTTTTTATGTAAAGATGTACAATCAGAAATTCAATCCGTTGTTTTTTTATTCCAATTTTTCTTGGGCTTTCGGAGTTTTTATACTTCCATTTTTCGGATTTGTATCTGATCGAATTTTGATTTTCTTTAAAGAAAAAAAAGGAAAAGAAGTAATTCAAAATATACTAAAAAATGAATATTCTAATCTAGATTTTGTTCCCGGTTTTTGGTTGTTTTTATTTTTATTTTTGATTAGTTTTTCCAGGTATCAACTTCCTCAATATATCTATTGGTGTTTACCGGCAGCAGCAGTAGTCGGTTCCGGAGTTTTGGAATCGATTTTACTTTCTCTTAAAGATCAAAATAAAAAAAATCGGATCGATCAGTTAAATCAAAATCTACTTTTGATTACCGCTGCCGTTTTTTTGATTGCTGTTTTAATAATGCCTTGGGTTAGCATTGAAGTAGGTTGGAGTTATCTAATTCTTCCTTTGGTTTATTTAGGAATTTTTCTTTGGGTGTTTTTTAGATCTTCTGCGGCGGAAAGATTACTTGCGTCTTGGATTTTTCCGGTTTCTCTCTTTTTTTCGATCGTGAGTTTATATCTCTATCCTATGTTGACTTCGTTTCAGCCTTCTAAAGAAATTGGAATTTGGATTCGTGAATACGAACCTAACAGAGATAAGTTGCTTCTTTTTGGAGTTCCCGCTTCTAAAAGATCGTATGCTTATTATTCTAGAAGAATTTCGAGAACTTTGTTTGATCCGGCGGTTTTAATCGATTCGGTTCAAAAAGACGGCCAACGTTATCTGGTGGTTCAAGACAAATGGTTGCCTAGAGTAGAAGAGTTTTTCGGTAAGGACCTACGGTTTGAGACGGTGAAAGAGTTTCCTTCTTACAAGGTAGCAACTCCGGAAGGTAAGTTTTTTTTAAAGTTTCAAAGGGATCAGGTTGTAGGTAAGGTAATTTTGATGAGAGCTTCTCGAAAAGATTTTAAAAAAAATGAAAGTTTTTAA
- a CDS encoding Cys-rich protein: MNPKRTIILFLYLLSFVSCQEYVQQKCNSACKFFVQCAMNDFKHVKVTELEKNQMMIDCESGCIREQGFVLPCFESETTCKGFNTCVMESGFMD; the protein is encoded by the coding sequence ATGAATCCAAAAAGGACTATTATTCTTTTTTTATATCTTTTATCTTTCGTTTCCTGTCAGGAATACGTTCAACAAAAATGCAATTCCGCTTGTAAGTTCTTCGTTCAATGTGCGATGAACGACTTTAAACATGTAAAAGTTACGGAGTTGGAAAAAAATCAAATGATGATCGATTGTGAAAGCGGTTGTATCCGTGAACAGGGTTTTGTTCTTCCTTGTTTTGAATCTGAAACCACATGCAAAGGTTTTAATACTTGCGTGATGGAATCTGGATTTATGGATTAA
- the rlmN gene encoding 23S rRNA (adenine(2503)-C(2))-methyltransferase RlmN, translating to MISETFEENQTGKIPLKGRTQKELSEIMIALGEKPFRAKQIYHGLYVNRYETWDEFTTFSKTLKEKLEELCSLTRLQVVKQLKSVDGTQKFTFTSQSGNGKEFEAVWIPSGDGGRKTICISSQVGCTLNCKFCATAKLEFQGNLKAHEIVDQILQVEKIVKDKATNVVFMGMGEPLHNYFNVIRAASIFHDPDALNLGAKRITISTSGVVNGIRRFIQNKEPYNFAISLNHPDPNGRLQIMDIEEKFSLPELLQAAKDFTRELKRRITFEYVMIPGVNMGSENANKLVKIAKSLDCKINVIPLNTEFFGWRRPTREEITEFIALLEPAGVPILNRRSPGKDIFGACGMLASKS from the coding sequence ATGATTTCAGAAACATTTGAAGAAAACCAAACCGGGAAAATACCGTTAAAAGGAAGAACTCAAAAAGAACTTTCCGAAATCATGATTGCTCTCGGAGAAAAACCTTTCCGAGCCAAACAAATCTATCATGGTTTGTATGTAAATCGTTACGAAACCTGGGACGAATTTACTACATTCTCCAAAACCCTCAAAGAAAAACTTGAAGAACTTTGTTCTCTCACTCGTCTTCAAGTTGTAAAACAACTTAAGTCTGTAGATGGAACGCAGAAATTCACGTTCACATCCCAATCAGGAAATGGAAAAGAATTCGAGGCCGTTTGGATTCCATCCGGAGATGGCGGAAGAAAAACCATCTGCATCTCCTCCCAGGTAGGTTGTACTCTCAATTGTAAATTCTGCGCCACTGCAAAATTAGAATTTCAAGGAAATCTAAAGGCACACGAGATAGTAGACCAGATATTACAAGTGGAAAAAATTGTAAAAGACAAGGCGACTAACGTTGTATTTATGGGAATGGGGGAACCGCTTCATAATTATTTTAATGTAATTCGCGCGGCCTCTATCTTTCACGATCCGGATGCGCTCAATCTAGGAGCCAAAAGAATTACGATTTCAACTTCCGGGGTAGTCAACGGAATCAGACGTTTTATCCAGAACAAAGAACCTTATAACTTTGCAATCTCATTGAATCATCCGGATCCAAACGGTAGATTACAAATTATGGATATTGAGGAGAAATTTTCACTTCCCGAACTTTTACAAGCGGCAAAAGATTTTACGAGAGAGTTAAAAAGAAGAATCACTTTCGAATACGTGATGATTCCTGGAGTGAACATGGGATCTGAAAACGCAAACAAACTCGTAAAAATTGCCAAGTCACTCGATTGTAAGATCAACGTGATTCCTCTCAATACCGAATTTTTCGGTTGGAGAAGACCTACTCGAGAGGAAATCACAGAGTTTATCGCTCTTCTCGAACCCGCCGGAGTTCCTATACTCAATAGAAGGTCGCCCGGCAAAGATATTTTTGGAGCTTGTGGAATGCTCGCTTCAAAAAGTTGA
- a CDS encoding indole-3-glycerol-phosphate synthase: MSSSQLHRVLREIISTKQNEIEKISTWDPLPYRGLSLRDSLKSRTFSIIAECKRKSPSAGELRADYRPVQIAKTYEELGASAISVLTDRNYFGGSLEDLKNVSSELKIPVLRKDFILDEIQIREARAFGASAILLIVRILTPEQIRSFLKSASSLGMDCLVEVHTSDEAKLALDCGAEIIGINTRDLDTFQIHQNLVEEVSAFLPPNIVKVGESGIKNRSDLDTFRKLVDAALIGTYFMEKQDLRKAWLELF; encoded by the coding sequence ATGTCTTCTTCTCAACTTCACCGGGTCCTCCGGGAAATCATTTCTACAAAACAAAACGAAATCGAAAAAATCTCAACCTGGGACCCTTTACCGTATCGTGGTCTTAGTCTTCGTGATTCTTTAAAGAGTAGGACCTTTTCCATCATCGCAGAGTGTAAACGGAAAAGTCCCTCGGCAGGTGAACTTCGCGCGGATTATCGTCCGGTTCAAATTGCTAAAACATACGAAGAGTTAGGCGCTTCGGCTATTTCTGTACTTACGGATCGGAATTATTTCGGAGGTTCTTTGGAAGATCTAAAGAACGTTTCTTCGGAATTGAAAATTCCAGTTTTAAGAAAAGATTTTATTCTAGATGAAATTCAGATTCGGGAAGCGAGGGCTTTCGGTGCATCCGCAATTTTATTGATCGTCAGAATTTTGACTCCGGAACAGATCCGGTCTTTTCTAAAGTCTGCTTCTTCTTTGGGAATGGATTGTTTGGTTGAAGTTCATACTTCGGATGAGGCAAAACTTGCCCTGGATTGTGGCGCGGAAATTATCGGAATCAATACGAGAGATTTAGATACGTTTCAAATTCATCAGAATCTGGTGGAAGAAGTATCCGCTTTCTTGCCACCTAATATAGTAAAGGTGGGCGAATCCGGTATAAAAAACCGTTCCGATTTGGACACTTTCCGTAAATTAGTGGACGCGGCTTTGATTGGGACTTATTTTATGGAAAAACAGGATCTTCGAAAAGCTTGGTTGGAATTATTTTAG
- a CDS encoding STAS domain-containing protein, with protein sequence MLDHKVSDGVLIVYLKGRLDVSIANEVEENLNDLIDNQGHKKVILNMQEVDYMSSSGFRACISTLRKLNSKEGALKISNIKPAVKRIFDVIELTSLFDICETEDEALKSF encoded by the coding sequence TTGCTCGATCATAAAGTAAGCGACGGTGTTTTGATTGTTTATCTCAAAGGACGTTTGGATGTATCCATTGCCAACGAGGTAGAGGAAAATCTAAATGATCTGATCGACAATCAAGGCCATAAAAAAGTAATTCTGAATATGCAAGAAGTGGATTATATGTCTTCTTCTGGTTTTAGAGCGTGTATTTCCACTTTAAGAAAGTTGAATTCCAAAGAAGGCGCATTAAAAATTAGTAATATTAAGCCTGCCGTCAAAAGGATTTTTGACGTAATCGAGCTAACTTCTCTTTTTGATATTTGCGAAACCGAAGACGAGGCTTTAAAGTCCTTTTAA